A part of Carassius carassius chromosome 4, fCarCar2.1, whole genome shotgun sequence genomic DNA contains:
- the LOC132140053 gene encoding apical junction component 1 homolog, with product MTRTDPPDILISTVYQDVKVNSLSNHSKAFHPSKQCDSPSISKLENTRKSKSKKRHCRNFDTESMDKPRYHTIAMEYPYRRAERYAANPEVAWNALGHQQGHGLHRFSSPDIFNYRLTSQPMTAEMSAEIAVTEQKRRTRSRSASRVQTSLTPVSFDASPPVARRGREAQRTHRNTQPRPEVSPRKESSYAATRAHVNEVHPIKLQPQRSDTSRYSPVYVSEGFDEGKPEKPATSPHVRCRVDIKPDESAVQQGGQKAATPHVDIPWQKYPSSGSRSLTVPRHFSTSRTPTPTDTGESRQAYQYSQSMPNSYIQPMEIPLQKVVSPREPREQYGRERRAHSSPNVPTTFFYAEDLGKYGSTAQSRTYYQDDRYSIPSQPYSPKVPYVQDPRTHIFHTVPSRPYFTEIDTYHYPGQPVYPKTYAANEPGAYIIQTPPARTFYGDDPRTYQIQTAPPRIFYMANPYTPPMEHHIPTRAYYTEGRRHARVVQPPTEDWYGSEVSSYSSHYPSSYVSQVTPTRVRQEPKLTTWYANPCMEPARTVTDPRPYSRSWDNILDTHVEREQPVPRGKSDENLLCQGVLQTSRERPKPVVVNLSSSPRRYAALSLSENSLIDKSPTEARSSSSKLWFVTPEITITDNDIKSSNLSKPEARSASWNVLDSKSAPNQETPQREAKSRFGESTKEKTHSSTSLQQSLEQLDELLADLVIDYKPPRRRTSEDMLDQLKKLIDEEEVVSSVRKDFIAGSESGMPLDKQPTSIKIDPDTLRDTDGSCDGLRNTEECSPDKSPDEDDTMMCSNNKCRRTETLFNACLYFKSCHSCYTYYCSRNCRREDWDVHKESCLYGRISSVCRHIIKHCRETTEVHKAFSRIAKVGYLSRGRGVLFLGFPNPGSSTNFLQFGLESLLMSPTYLSLRELESFKDNLGEYCKELQEAGKAYDPNECFLLNVSIAVGDQVPDGPSPRVQAPTVRKFAKIALASYSPEKKVHRKESDMETLILTPPPGMADIDKEGEEGRKAREICFINIQRELRIRGVFLRHEYPNVYQKLCEFVENNRRFTPTTIYPIDKRTGKQFMCMIMAASEPRTLDWVANPHLLDDII from the coding sequence ATGACACGCACCGATCCACCTGATATACTAATATCAACAGTGTATCAAGATGTTAAAGTGAACTCCCTCTCGAACCACTCCAAAGCCTTTCATCCCTCAAAACAATGTGATTCCCCATCCATCAGCAAACTGGAGAACACTCGAAAAAGTAAAAGCAAAAAGAGGCACTGCCGTAACTTTGACACAGAGTCTATGGACAAACCCAGATATCATACAATAGCAATGGAATACCCATACCGAAGGGCTGAAAGGTATGCGGCCAATCCAGAGGTTGCCTGGAATGCCTTAGGTCACCAACAAGGGCATGGACTCCACCGGTTTTCTTCCCCAGACATATTTAACTACCGTCTCACCTCCCAGCCAATGACTGCTGAGATGTCTGCTGAAATTGCTGTGACAGAACAAAAGAGGAGGACTAGATCTAGAAGTGCCTCACGGGTTCAGACCAGCCTAACTCCTGTATCTTTTGATGCTTCCCCTCCAGTGGCAAGGAGGGGCCGGGAAGCTCAAAGGACACATCGAAACACTCAGCCAAGGCCGGAAGTTTCCCCAAGGAAAGAGTCTTCCTATGCTGCCACGCGGGCACACGTGAATGAAGTACATCCCATCAAACTACAGCCGCAGAGGAGTGATACAAGCAGGTATTCCCCTGTATATGTATCTGAAGGCTTTGACGAAGGAAAACCAGAGAAACCTGCTACTAGTCCTCATGTTCGGTGCCGGGTGGACATCAAACCGGATGAGTCGGCTGTGCAGCAAGGAGGCCAAAAGGCAGCTACACCTCATGTGGACATACCATGGCAGAAGTATCCCAGCAGTGGCAGTCGGAGTCTTACAGTGCCTCGCCATTTCTCCACTTCAAGGACACCAACTCCCACTGACACTGGAGAGTCCAGGCAGGCGTACCAGTATTCGCAAAGTATGCCAAATAGCTACATACAGCCTATGGAGATCCCTTTACAAAAGGTGGTCTCACCACGGGAGCCAAGGGAACAATATGGACGGGAACGAAGGGCTCATTCAAGCCCCAATGTGCCAACTACATTCTTCTATGCGGAGGATTTGGGGAAGTATGGATCTACAGCTCAATCAAGGACTTATTATCAAGATGACCGATACAGCATTCCTAGCCAACCCTATTCACCTAAAGTACCGTATGTACAAGATCCAAGGACTCACATCTTTCATACTGTACCTTCCCGGCCATATTTCACAGAAATTGACACCTACCATTACCCTGGGCAGCCTGTGTACCCTAAAACCTATGCAGCAAATGAGCCAGGGGCGTATATAATACAAACACCTCCAGCAAGGACTTTCTATGGTGATGACCCAAGGACATATCAAATTCAAACGGCCCCCCCCCGGATCTTCTACATGGCCAACCCCTACACGCCACCAATGGAGCATCATATTCCCACAAGGGCATATTACACAGAGGGAAGACGACATGCCCGTGTGGTGCAGCCTCCTACAGAGGACTGGTATGGCTCAGAGGTGTCCAGCTACTCAAGCCATTACCCTTCCTCGTATGTATCACAGGTTACTCCCACAAGAGTTAGACAAGAGCCAAAGCTCACAACTTGGTATGCCAACCCATGCATGGAGCCTGCAAGAACAGTAACAGACCCAAGACCGTACTCAAGATCATGGGATAACATCCTTGATACCCATGTAGAGCGAGAACAGCCAGTACCCCGAGGGAAAAGTGATGAGAATCTTCTTTGTCAGGGGGTACTACAAACTTCAAGAGAAAGACCAAAACCTGTGGTTGTCAACCTTTCCAGCTCACCAAGGCGTTATGCTGCACTGTCTTTATCTGAAAACTCTTTGATTGACAAAAGTCCAACTGAGGCCAGGAGCTCTTCGAGTAAACTGTGGTTTGTCACACCTGAGATTACCATCACAGATAATGATATCAAATCAAGCAATCTTAGTAAACCAGAAGCACGCTCTGCAAGTTGGAATGTGTTGGATTCAAAAAGTGCCCCAAATCAAGAAACCCCTCAACGTGAAGCAAAATCCCGCTTTGGAGAATCTACCAAAGAGAAAACGCACAGCAGCACATCCCTACAGCAAAGTTTAGAGCAGCTTGATGAGCTTCTAGCTGACCTTGTCATCGATTACAAACCTCCACGTAGGAGGACCAGTGAAGACATGCTTGATCAACTCAAAAAGCTCATTGATGAAGAAGAAGTAGTATCTTCAGTGAGAAAGGATTTCATAGCAGGATCTGAAAGTGGCATGCCACTTGACAAACAACCCACTTCAATAAAAATAGATCCTGACACACTAAGAGACACCGATGGGAGTTGTGACGGCCTGAGAAATACAGAAGAGTGCTCCCCTGACAAGAGTCCCGATGAGGACGACACAATGATGTGTTCAAACAATAAATGTCGTCGGACTGAGACCTTGTTTAATGCCTGCCTCTACTTTAAGTCCTGTCACAGCTGCTATACCTACTACTGCTCTCGCAACTGTCGCCGTGAAGACTGGGATGTCCACAAGGAGAGCTGCCTCTATGGGCGAATCAGTAGTGTGTGTCGACACATTATTAAGCACTGTCGAGAAACCACAGAAGTCCATAAAGCTTTCTCCCGTATAGCCAAAGTGGGATACCTGTCTCGGGGCAGAGGAGTCTTGTTTTTGGGATTTCCAAATCCAGGTTCGTCCACAAATTTCCTTCAGTTTGGACTAGAAAGTCTACTCATGTCGCCAACATACTTATCTCTCCGTGAGTTGGAGAGCTTCAAGGATAACCTTGGGGAATATTGCAAGGAGCTCCAAGAGGCAGGAAAGGCATATGACCCTAACGAATGTTTTCTCTTGAATGTATCCATCGCTGTTGGTGATCAAGTGCCTGACGGACCATCGCCAAGGGTCCAAGCCCCAACCGTCAGGAAGTTTGCCAAGATTGCTCTGGCCTCCTACAGCCCAGAAAAGAAGGTCCATCGGAAGGAAAGCGACATGGAGACGTTGATCCTGACCCCACCGCCAGGTATGGCAGACATTGACAAGGAAGGTGAGGAGGGAAGGAAAGCCCGGGAGATCTGCTTCATCAACATTCAGCGGGAGTTGAGGATACGTGGGGTGTTTCTTCGCCATGAGTATCCCAATGTCTACCAAAAGCTCTGTGAGTTTGTTGAGAATAACAGGAGGTTCACGCCAACTACTATTTACCCTATTGATAAAAGGACCGGCAAACAGTTCATGTGCATGATAATGGCAGCCTCTGAGCCACGAACTTTGGACTGGGTAGCCAACCCACATCTCCTAGATGACATTATTTAA